The genomic window AACCTTCACAGCTTCCTCGTAAGCAGCCGAGCGGAAGGGATTGCGTCAGCCACTGTCCTTACCGTCATCTCCAAGCTGCTCCTTGATCTTGTCAAAATCTGAGCCACCCACGACTCCAACTTTCACCTTCTGACGCAACCTCTGCAGAAAGGCGGCCATCTCGGATGTGATTTTCTAGGttccaaagcaaacaagcaCATCTGTCAGCATTCTTGTCACAAGAccagcatccctgctgccagtACCCGCCCGAGCCCAGCAGCGCACCGCACATCTTCCAGACGGAAgaactcccccccccaaccccaccccttAAAAGGGCAAAGCAAGTTTGCACATCGCGGGACGGGGCGCAGAACCTGCAGTGCTTGCACGTCCAGCTCCCTTAACCGAACGCCCGCGTCCGCTCAGTGCCCGGGctgacagccccagctcagcccgcCCGGAGGGAGCCCAGCGAGCCCCACGACACGGCACAGCACCCggctagggcagagcagggcgCGCCCCGGCCCCGTCCTCGCCCCCGGCGCCGCGGGACTCGCCTGGCGCGGGGCCGTGAGGGTTCCGTCCACGTCGAAGAGGCAGAGCGCGGCAGCCTCCGGCGCGGCCATGTTGCCGCCGGGCAGCGGCAGCCGCGCGCTCCCGCCGCGGGGCACGACGGGAAGCGGGGCGGGCCCCGCCCTTCCTGCCGCGCGGCGCTCGGGCGCAGCTGCGCTCGGGGGCGGCGGAGCCATGGCCGTGGTGAGTGCTGCTGGAGCGGCTTAGGAtggcctgctgctgtgggcgGGCTGTGCTCtacctccttcctttcctttcctttccgtCCTATGGGCCGGGGCGAGCGGTGCCGCTCCGGCGCAGCCGTGCTGCCGGCGCCTCACGGGCCGAGTAACGGCCCCGGGAAGGGTCACCGCCGTGGTTACGCCGGAAGGGTACCGCGCGGATTAACGGCCGGGTAACGGCCCAGGCAGGGTCACCCCGGTGCCTAGTGGCCCGAGGCGGGCGGGCTGCCCCCGCCGGGGTGCCGTGCTGGCGGAGAGCCGGGCGCGGAGCAGCCGGGAGGGCGCCGGGGGAAGCGGCGTCTCGACGCTCCGCGTTGATCTGTCCCGCGTCCGCCGTTGTCCGCCCCCGCAGGCGGCGTCCCAGTGATGCCGTCCCTCGGCCCCAGGCTGTGGCCGTGGCTGTCCCAAAGCCGCCCGAATGCCAGCGTGCGGGCGGCACGGCAGGTCCCTTCTtgccttcttcccctgtcctgcacGCTCCGCATGGCTAACCCCTCTGTCCGTGTTGCTCACGGTGTCCACCGTGCTCTGTCCGCGTTTCCCAGAAATTGCGCGGTCATTTAGCTCTTCAATAGTTTCACCGGCTGGCGGCCCCAGGTGCTCTGCCCCTCCTTGCCTAGCAGCAGCCTGTAGCGCTGGTGCTCTCATTTGGACTCTGTTCAAAGTGGGAGGCAAGGTTATGGATGCTACAGTCCAGTAAACTAATGCTGGCATCAGAAGTATTTTCCCTCTTCACCTGCATGGAGGGAGGTGAGTGAATACCAGAACCAGTTTTAAATGTAAGGTTATGGTGAGCTGGAGCTTGTGCTTACAGTTTTTAGGTAGCCAAGGAACAGTCTGAGGTAATCGTGATGGAGTTATAAAGAAGGCTCAAGTGATGACCTGTGGGAATGTTTCCTTAtaggccaggctctgcaggattAGGACTAAAGTCTGCATGGCACCGTCTTTTGGGAGACTGCTGCAAAATGAGCTCTGGACATGGTCATGGAAGAAGAGAGATGCTCACCCACCCTGGTTTTTGGGTATGAGAGAGTGTTTGCAGTCACCAAAGCAGCGAGTTAAAGGTGTTAACTGTTATCCTGGGAGACAGCAAGAGccatctgtgtgtctgtgccatgcagcccctgctgctgtggttcaacagactgctgtggagcagaagaCAGAAGAGTTCAAGCTGGTATACAGGTTTCCAGGGATTAAGTACTGCAGGATGCTGTCCAGACTGAAGCTGTTGCAGACTGCCACCACCATGATCATGCTGCCACCCATCACCTACCTCTATTTGCAGgaccaggtttctcagagcGTCTTCTTGTACACCAGTGGCATTGCACTCTTTGCTGGTGCCATGCTGTATGCTATGAGCTACTTTCTGAGACGAATCATTGGATTCATCTACTTAAATGAAACTGGCCAGACTGTCAAAGTGGCCCACCTGAccttctggggaaggaggagtgaCCTGTACTGTCCCAAGGAGACAGTGGTGCCTTTGGATgaagttggagacagcaaggaggagctgctgctgcagttcaaACGGTATAACAGCAGAGCTATTTTGTATTTCACCATTAAGTATGGACAGATTGTAGACAGACAGAAGTTTACTCAAATATTTGGAGAACTTGAGAGATACAGCAGCTGATTTCCAGTGGATTTTCTTGCTGTGTGTTCATTGTGCTTACTCCTGTGTGAAGTTTAACTGGTTGGCCTGACTGATGTTCTTGTGTCATTTTCCTGTGCATAGCCTGCTGGTAAGTGCACTGTGTAGGAGGTAGAGAACAATCTGCTGCATTTGGTGTCTTGCCAGCTCGTTCAAGGTGTGAGCAGCACCTTCCATGTGGGATACAGGGATGTGTGTGGTGCTCTGTCACCAGTGGTTCTGAGCCCAAACTGGGAacctgcaggaggaggctgaagtAGTGATGCTGACTCTGACTGTTTCAACTGGCCTCTTGGATGCTTTTGAAACAGGAAAACTCTTGAAGTGAAAGGCAGTGACTGCCAGAGCATCCTCACTTTAAAGCCACTGTTTCTTTCAGTGAGCTTTAGGTCACCTGGGAAGGCTCTTGGAGGTAAAACTTGTCTCATGTACACATGATCTGTGTATGTATGTGCTGGATGCCTGATACTGCCTGGTGCAGGAATGAAGCTGAGGTAGCTGGAAAGAGCAAGGtatagtgctgcatggggtgtGTGTAGTCTCTTGGCAAGGTCTTCCAGGAGGGGGTAATAAAATTGGGCAAAACAAGGGTGAAAGTCACAAAACATAGGGGCAGCTCAGGGGCAAGGGTAGGTTAAAGACTTGGCCAACATTTCAGGAGCCTCTCATAGGAATCAAGGAACAACACACCTAAGCTGTTGTGCTGTGAGTTACAGGGACAGTCTGTGATGCCCTGTTCAGTTTGGGTCCTAATGATCACCTTAAAACATGGAACTACTCATCCTTCTTTGCATATATTCATCCCTGTGTTTCCTTTGTATGACTCGCCTCCAACCAGTGCTGTAACACCTGAGCTGCAAACCTTCAGCAGACCTTACTGAAATGATCTCAGCCTTTGAGAATGAAGTAGTCTTCTGTGAAGGTTACTTTATAGCCTGAGAGACAATTTtaactccttcagctgctcttccagctGTTACTTCATTTGAAACTGGCAAATAAACTCTCACCAATGGAGAACTGTGGGGAGTGGTCTTTTCCCTGTTTCTTGGTCACATGTACTGAACCCCCTGTCCCTTGCTGGATCAGCAGATACAGGTAAGCACAAAGGCCACTGAAGTGCCTGGCTAAGCCTGATCAACTGTTTCTGTTAAACTTTGCCTCATGGGGGCTCACTTAATTTACATTTTGGCTGCTAGTGTGTGGTACAGCAAtgtcagaaggaaaagagaaacgGCCCTTGGCTTAAGCACCGTGGCAGCAACACAGCGTGGGCTGTATGCACACACTGTTGGttttatagaatcagagaatggtctgggttggaagggacctccaaaggtcatccagtccaatcccctctgcagtaaccAGGGCCATCCTCAATTAGATtgggttgtccagagccctgccgagcctcaccttgagtatctccagggatggggcctcaaccacctccccgggcaacttgttccagtgttccaccaccctcatagtaaagtacctgttcctaacatccaa from Dryobates pubescens isolate bDryPub1 chromosome 4, bDryPub1.pri, whole genome shotgun sequence includes these protein-coding regions:
- the TMEM186 gene encoding transmembrane protein 186 is translated as MLQSSKLMLASEARLCRIRTKVCMAPSFGRLLQNELWTWSWKKRDAHPPWFLGMRECLQSPKQRVKGVNCYPGRQQEPSVCLCHAAPAAVVQQTAVEQKTEEFKLVYRFPGIKYCRMLSRLKLLQTATTMIMLPPITYLYLQDQVSQSVFLYTSGIALFAGAMLYAMSYFLRRIIGFIYLNETGQTVKVAHLTFWGRRSDLYCPKETVVPLDEVGDSKEELLLQFKRYNSRAILYFTIKYGQIVDRQKFTQIFGELERYSS